The following proteins are encoded in a genomic region of Brachypodium distachyon strain Bd21 chromosome 1, Brachypodium_distachyon_v3.0, whole genome shotgun sequence:
- the LOC100845249 gene encoding calmodulin-binding receptor kinase CaMRLK produces MPLHSHVGQLLFLLLLILSTAIPDAVSSSCAGRDRDDAAIVAAAFRHVRNFQPSTVPACTPVTELRLPSRNLTGAVAWAALANLSALATLDLSGNALRGAIPGGFWRAPSLRTVDVSRNQLGGSLRVEEPNPRLLSLNVSGNRFTGVSGVDGLAVLDALDVSANRIRQVPQGLARLARVSRLDISGNAMQGTFPGDLPPLDGVRFLNVSYNRLMGVVKVGAVKKFGPSAFVHAGNASLVFSKESTPRPKQAPARTPTPTHGRSKNKKDPARTEKSTATRRKKHPNMVVVAVVCGVASVAVLLCLVLCVACGVLRRRKNGGKDEEEKKVQQRGGNEEEVTVAAAATAKGASAAPVVLFERPLMELTLSDLAAATSGFGRESQLAERGGRSGAAYRAVLPGDLHVVVRVVEDGSMGRAEEVGDNPAAAFRELARLRHPNILPLLGYCIAGREQLLLYEYMEKGDLHRWLHELPSGWPDDMEDTGGGDIWETAEDKRSISDWPTRHRIALGVARGLAFLHQGWAGSGRAVVHGHLVSTNVLLGDDLEPRISDFGRGGEEQGTPEGDVYGFGVVVLELMTGQARWDEASVSWARGIIRDGKGLDIVDPRVHGEAAAGPEAEREMVECLRVGYLCTAHSPDKRPTMQQVVGVLKDIRPDGGPLHCQRLAACVPLLMSHQHMQASCAAFPA; encoded by the exons ATGCCACTCCACTCTCACGTCGGCCAGCTCCTattcctgctgctgctaatTCTTTCCACCGCAATTCCGGACGCTGTCTCCTCATCCTGCGCCGGCCGCGACCGGGACGACGCGGCCATCGTCGCGGCCGCGTTCCGGCACGTGCGCAACTTCCAGCCCTCGACCGTCCCGGCATGCACGCCGGTAACGGAGCTGCGGCTGCCCTCGCGGAACCTCACGGGCGCCGTGGCGTGGGCGGCGCTCGCCAACCTCTCCGCGCTCGCCACGCTCGACCTCTCGGGGAACGCGCTGCGGGGCGCCATCCCCGGCGGGTTCTGGCGCGCGCCGTCGCTCCGCACCGTGGACGTGTCAAGGAACCAGCTCGGCGGCTCGCTGCGGGTGGAGGAGCCGAACCCGCGGCTGCTGTCCCTCAACGTCTCCGGCAACCGCTTCACGGGCGTCTCCGGGGTGGACGGCCTCGCGGTGCTCGACGCACTCGACGTGTCCGCCAACAGGATCCGGCAGGTGCCGCAGGGGCTGGCGCGGCTGGCGCGGGTGAGCCGGCTCGACATCTCCGGGAACGCGATGCAGGGGACGTTCCCTGGCGACCTGCCGCCGCTCGACGGGGTCCGTTTCTTGAACGTGTCGTATAACAGGTTAATGGGCGTGGTGAAAGTCGGAGCCGTGAAGAAGTTCGGGCCCTCGGCGTTCGTCCACGCCGGGAATGCTTCGTTAGTATTCTCCAAGGAGTCCACCCCACGGCCGAAGCAAGCTCCAGCgcggacgccgacgccgacgcatGGAAGAAGTAAAAACAAGAAGGACCCTGCGAGGACGGAAAAGAGTACGGCGACGAGAAGAAAGAAGCATCCGAACATGGtcgtggtggcggtggtgtgcgGGGTGGCGTCCGTGGCCGTTCTGCTCTGCTTGGTCCTGTGCGTGGCGTGCGGCGTGCTCAGGCGCAGGAAGAATGGAGGgaaagacgaggaggagaagaaggtgcAGCAGAGGGGTGGTAACGAAGAAGAggtgacggtggcggcggcggcaacggcgaaGGGCGCATCTGCCGCGCCGGTGGTTCTGTTCGAGCGGCCGCTCATGGAGCTGACGCTGTCCGACCTGGCCGCGGCCACGTCCGGCTTCGGGCGCGAGTCCCAGCTcgcggagcgcggcggccgcagcggcGCGGCGTACCGCGCCGTCCTACCGGGAGACCTACACGTGGTCGTGCGCGTCGTAGAGGATGGCAGCATGGGCCGGGCCGAGGAGGTCGGCGACAACCCGGCGGCCGCGTTCCGGGAGCTGGCGCGGCTCCGGCACCCCAACATACTTCCGCTCCTTGGATACTGCATTGCAG GTCGGGAGCAGTTGCTGCTATACGAGTACATGGAGAAAGGCGACCTCCACCGGTGGCTGCACGAGCTGCCGTCAGGGTGGCCGGACGACATGGAGgacacgggcggcggcgacatctGGGAGACGGCGGAGGACAAGCGGTCCATATCCGACTGGCCGACGCGGCACCGCATCGCGCTCGGGGTGGCCCGGGGCCTGGCGTTCCTGCACCAAGGGTGGGCCGGGTCGGGCCGGGCCGTGGTGCACGGGCACCTGGTGTCCACCAACGTGCTCCTCGGCGACGACCTGGAGCCGCGGATATCCGACTTCGGCCGCGGAGGCGAGGAGCAGGGGACGCCGGAGGGGGACGTGTACGGCTTCGGCGTGGTGGTGCTGGAGCTGATGACGGGGCAGGCGAGGTGGGACGAGGCGTCCGTGAGCTGGGCGCGCGGGATCATCCGGGACGGCaaggggctggacatcgtggACCCGAGGGTgcacggcgaggcggcggcagggccggaggcggagcgggagaTGGTGGAGTGCCTGCGGGTGGGGTACCTCTGCACGGCGCACTCGCCGGACAAGAGGCCGACGATGCAGCAGGTAGTGGGGGTGCTCAAGGACATCAGGCCTGACGGTGGTCCGCTGCACTGCCAGCGCCTAGCTGCGTGCGTGCCTCTTCTGATGAGCCACCAACACATGCAGGCGTCGTGTGCTGCCTTCCCCGCTTGA